The stretch of DNA TTGTCATATCAAAAATGTTGGCAGCAGCTACGGAAACTTTTCGACCATAATAAGAGGCCGCCAGGGCATTCGGCAAAAAGTTCttctttatgtttattattatttctggcCCGGTTCTTCCTTTTTTATGGGGAGACTTAGAAAATGACAAAAGGCATGCAAAGTTGTGCAAGGAAAGAAATTCTTAGAATAGCCGGGAAGACAGTTCGATTAGTACTTATATagacagatatatatatagggtGTATATATCCAAGGGCTTTTCAAGCAGTATGCGGTTAGGCACGAAGCGTTTATACTATGGTTCTTATAAAGATCATTTCGGGGGCATTTCTTTGAAGTATAGATTCGCAGTTTATTGCTTAAAACTCATAGTATTCCATTCAAATTTTGATAGTATATATGCTTAGAACATATTTCGTAGAACATATAGGTTTTCCAGAATTTCGCCAACTTTGCAGGCCTTTTCTATGTGCGGGTTTTTGGGGATTTCTAATACGTGTAGGGGTAACCGTAACCTAAAAGAAGcagaaaccaaaacaaaggTTATTCGTGGGATTATGCTTAATGAGCCTAGGACAATAGTGCTACCAGATCCCAGCAAATATCAGGGGAAAGTGCCCTCGATAAATCCTCCCGCTGACGAATGCCAACCATGTGATGTATGGCCCCTTGGCACGCTTCAATATTCGGCCACTTTCGCCCGAGGAAAACTGCGGAAAAGTTCGGTTGGGGGGGAAAACTGAGGCGGATGCTTGTTCGTATAATAATGGCTGGTAATTTATCTGCTTTCGTTTACATTTCCCGCTCCGTGTGGGAAAGCTGCCTGTGCGTGTCGGCATTTGTGCAAGGCAAACATTTGTTTGCCGGcacatttcttgttttttccctCCCTCTGTGGAAAGCAAATTGGAACTGGATTTGCTCATATGCCGCCACTCGTTATTTTTGGGAGGCCAAAACCCAAACCGAAAATAGATAACCCCAAATGATTGCTGCGGTTGTGCGTGATTTTCGCTTTGATTAGGAGATTGATTCCTGGCGGAATGAAGATTTATGTGAGCAGAAGAGCCTCTTCGCTTCTCTTCGGCGTCCCTTgctaattgcatttttaattgcttaacGAATGTGGGCGCTGGCAAAAATTGCCCCATAAATCGGTAGTGCAATTGCTGGCCCAGCCATATTTGTTGTTAATTCATTTCCGTTATGACAGCCAGCATCGCAGCGCGGTAAttgataaacaaacaaacaaacagacaaACAAGGAGGAGCAGGGATATACGATCCTATATATATAGATGTATGTGCAGATGGTGAAgaaaaaataccagaaattgcCGCGAGAGGCCCAAAGTGTTCTTGTTAAAGCCGCAAAATCACAGTGAGCgagaaaatcgatttttttggtgGAAGATCCAAACCGAAGTGatccaaaattcgattttctaGCCCCcataattttctattattattttttttgccagattaattattaaaaatttccgaatttctgctaaaatttaatttgacttTTCCCGtacgttttcttttcaaacCCACTGTCTGTGGCCTTCTTCATTTTCCCCGATGGTTTATTTGCGCTGCATTTAAAGCCCTTTCCTGCGTCCTGGTGAAAAGGAGCGGAGGAGGCGACCACAATGGCAACAGAATCGCAGTCTGAGGCAGGAATTGCAGCGGCAACCGAATACattttatatcatttattTCTGCGAACATGAATGGGTCTCGTTTCGTTGCACTGGCAACgcgttacgtatacgcagcgtATCGGTTTGGTTTGCTTTCATTCGGTTTGGTTTTTCGGATCGGTTTggttgggtttgggtttgggtttgggttttgggttGGGGTTCTCCACCCTGCGTTCTCATTTTCCCCCAATTTTCCCTTCGATTTCGCAtttgcattcgcattcgccttTCAGCACTTTCGACTGGCACACGGAAGTGGAAGATGGCAATCGCATTGGCATTGAAACCGCCGATTGCACCGCCCCCCCATTTTCAGCATTTTCCCCGACGCGGTTACATCGGCCATTGTCAGTTTTAATTTCCCGTCTGGGCCCATAATAATgataaacacattttaaaatgtttccacCTATTGATTGAGTTTGTCAACAAAATGTTTCCATTATTAACGCATTCGCAATGGGGGATGTGGCATAATCGGACCTGCTAATGAAATTCATTTGTGTGCTTGGACCTGAATGGGTTTTGTATCGTGATGATGGATATGTGATATATGGCAGAACTCTTTAAAGCAGCAACTTTCGGACTCAACAAGTGAATTAATCTACGGCAGTGAGTTTTCAAAACTGAACAACTACTGAAACTTTGGCTGCGAGGCAATGGGattttcttttgcatttttgccAGCATTTTACCTCGGTaaacattattattgttgtaggtgctatagttgttgttgttgctgccgtagCTGGTGGGGTTGATGATATAGGGGGACTGACTCGGGGTGCTATAATTAGATCCCATGGGGTAAGAGTTCCTATACTGCTGCTTCTGTTGCTGATTGTtgtattgctgctgctgttggtacCTTACATTACGACCTACATATGTACACGGCACAAAGAAATCGGTATATATACACGGGCAGCAgacaaaacatatatatagtGTATAGGGTGTATAGAGTGTAGAGTAACTTAAACTATGCTAAACGTTTTATGCAGCCACATTTGCCAAATAGTTTTCATTTAGTTGCTCACATGGGCGGGGGTTTAAACGAGCAGAAAATGGTTTAGTAAATTTCGCCAGAAGCATCTCGATAATTTCGATAATCTGAGGACTGTTGTTGGTTAGTTCTTCTCTATTTACGGTTAAGTCAAGTGCAATTTATTTATCGATCAATATaagaatatgtatatataaaactCATCGTCGTTACAAAACAGAAATCCGGTTAATACTATACAACGATCGCTCTCTACATCGTCTATCACtcatagttttttttgggtcttttttttctggctaaCAACAAAGGAACTAAATTGTGGGCTATAAGGTATAAAAGGTATACGGTTTTTGGTACAAGTATATGGTACAAAATCTCAATTGGCTTAAGCGACTAGACCCATTCACCTTCTGACAGACAGCCGTCGTCATCGGCATCATCCTTACCTTGTTGGCCGACATTGCTGCGGGGCAGGGTGGCATAGGGGTTGTTGCCACCGGGAGCGGGACGCggcgactgctgctgctgctgcggcggatAGGTCACCGGCGACTTGGGAGCGGCGGCACCGAAGGGACGAGCGTAGCCCTGGTTGACCTTTGGatggtaaaattaaatatgtgcCATTAATTGGGTTCTCTTACTCAATTGGTTTCTTTTTGATTTAGGGCCAAACACTTTACAACACTTAACAAAAGTCTTAGTTAGTTTTCTGAGGGCTAATCTGAGCGAGCTGCGGCGCGAGCTGAGCGGAGCAGAATGCAAGGTACTTACTTTTCAGGCTGGTTTAAGGTCAAAATAACAGTGAGCAGCAgggtttattaaaaaacagggtttattttaaacaatgaaaaaaaaattaccaaaatttttaaaatagttaaacaattttataccacaaaggaaattttttttaagctttttcgtgactttaagatatttttttacttttaaaggaaAACGTCTATAAcaagttattaaaaattatgtatACCTGATTTTCAAGTGGAATCtttaattaatgaaaatactTTCAAGagatttttccaaataaaattcCATCTACAAGTTTCCCCAAAGgttatcaattaaaaatacctGTTGCCATCAGTAGCTTCCCATTTAAAAAACGACACTACCCTGTTGCTCACTGTCCTCGACCTTGGTCTAATTGGGGGGCGGAGTGGGGTGGTTTACCTTGTAGCTGGGACCCGCCCCTTTTCCGGGGGCCTGCACGCTGCGGATGACGTTGCCGGTGAGCGTGACGTACTCGAAGGGCTGATCCCCGGATTGCTGAGGGGGCTGTGCTGTTGGGGGGGCTATGGCCCCCTGGTTGGTGTTAATCTGGCCATAAATCGAAGACGGCTCATCCGCCACGTAGGCCGACATATTGTCagatgatgttgctgttgcagctggGCTATCTGTTGCCGTTGCAACTAgaggtgttgctgctgctgctggggcagCTGGTGTTGctactgttgctgttgcttggGGGCTTGCAACCTGATGTGGGttaaatttcaattgattAGCAAGTGTCGCCGTTAGCGCTGCCACAAGCGgctgttgttggtgttgctggtgGGGCACTGCGAATGGCTTGGccgtgctgttgttgttgtgtctCTGTGgaagtgttgttgttgttgtagctgtTGTTGTCGTGTGTGGTGTGGTGttgtggtgttgctgctgcagcttgtTGGAGTACTCTTTCAACAGCTGGTTGTACGCATTGGGGCCCTTGTTCTGCGTATTCATGTCGTTCTCATTCTGCGCACCAGCCTGCAGCCTGTAATTCGTCACGGCCTGGGTTTCTGGGATCtgcggaggaggcggcggcggcggggaGGGTGGCGCTGTCATTGTGTAATTATCACCCTGACCGGCGGCAGGAGCAACCACCTCCAGTGACGTGGAGGAGCCGGATGTCTGGCGCGAGTGCAGGGGCGACCCGAAGCGGTCCAGCGATAGTGTGGATGAGTAGCTCTGGTGGCTCTGGCCCACGCCACTCCCACTGCCACTCCCACTGCCGCTGCCGCCCActccggaggaggaggaaccaCTGGAAATGGACGACAGGCTGCTGTGAGTGCGTGTGTGCtcctgcttttgctgctggctGGTGGACAGGTGCTGCTCCGGGGAGaccagttgctgctgctccttctcGTACTGCAGCAGCTGGGTGGGCGAGGGGGGCGGTGGCAGGGGCAACTCCTGGCTGCTCTCAGACTCAGGCTAAATGGGTTAATAAGGGCGGGCGGGAAGGCGGGCAGGCGGGGGTTAACAAAAGGcagttaattaaaatgcaacgaACAAGGCATGTGGCACACAACCTACGGCTGATGAACTAAGGCCCCCCCAGGTGTGTGTGAGTAGTATTCATGAGTGTGTAGGGTGGTGTTCTAAAAATGGCTAATAGGTCAAGGTCAATGGGCGGGCTAAATAAATGTCCCGATCCCAGAAGGGGAATGCTGAAAAAAGAGGCCATATTCCTTGGGTAATCCACTCGGGTGATTATGCAACCTGCGCAACTGATTCGCTAGAAGAAACGTATCTTCTCCCGGTTTTAGTCACTGAAAAAAGAGTCGTTTCACTCGATTCGCTAATCGTTGGTCGTAGGTTTTgtgttttataatataaaccgATTTCTGGACACTTTCCGTGTCGCTTTTGGTCACTTGTCTGGTGTCCGCTCGCTGCGGACACAGTTACGGACACTTCGCGGACACGGACACAGAGTTACGGACACGGCTGTTGGGATGCGAGATGCGCACTGAGCACAGGGCGCAAAGAAACTGCGGCCACGGCGGCGAAAAAGCTGCCAAAACCGCTGCAGCTGTGTGTTTTTTATAGATGgccaaaaataaaggaaaaaaaaacagagacgATACGGCGGAATGAGTAAAAAGCAGCGCTTGGCATATATATTTAGCTTTTAGCAGCCATTGCACATTTTCGCGAAATGCGCTGGCCGCGgcagaaacagaaagaaaatcagaaaaatagtaaaatggACTATTTATACCCCCCAGTGCAATCAATCTGGCCATGTCGATCCGATTGATTCGACTGTCCGTGCCAAGGGGGAAGTCTTCAGACCCTCAATGAAACCGTGACGATATCCCTTCCCGATCTGCTTACCCCATGAGCCATCAGCCGTAGGTCGATCCAACAAACATAAACAATAACTCCATGCAAGGCAAACAGAGGACTCACGCAAAAACACAGAGAGAATAAAATAGAAACACAGGCAAAAAcacataaacaaattttgtgcACAGAGAAAATGGCATGGCAAtgtgttaaataaattgtaaaacaaattaaccatttcatatttattcattgaaaaataattgtggcATATTTAAGCTAtgcttttgatatttttaaaacacctCAAGGAATAATTCGCTCAAACAGCTTCGCATACTTTTCCTCTGTGCTGGCAAATGCAtaaaacttttccattttcatttgatCGCTTTGTGGCCAAAGAAAAGTGAGGAACGCCAAAGAGAAAGCAGTAAACAAGAAGCGCTTCTTGATAAAATTGCCCGAGATGTTTGAACTTCTTTGCTGGCATAAAACTTTTTGCATTATATTGCATTTTTCTCTGCCTTGTTGTTTTCTGCAGatgatttttaacattttagcaTATGTCGGATGCTGGCGCTTCCGGCGAAATGTGCTGAGTTTAAGCAAACATTTTTCCTGGCAATATGATAGAATTGAATGTTGCGAAAGCAGAGTCAGGTGGAAAAGGTGGGAGTGGAAGTGGGATTCCTCCGACTCAAGTTTCTGTGTTTTCTGtgtctatatctatatacatCTGTGTTTCGTTGAGTGTCTGACATTGTTTTAGCCACGGCAGCAGGGAACAGTTAACACTTAGAAGGTATTCCCAGGAATCTTCACTTACCGGTGCCGGGGCGGGGGTGGAGTTTCCATTCGAGTATCCATTCGAGTTGCCTCCGTAGCCGTGCGAGTTCAAGGCCGACGAGATGGTGGTGGCACTCAGCTTGGTGTTTCTGGAAATGGGAATAGGAAAATAGAATAACAGAAAAGATAACTTTAGACAGGTGCCCGATAAATCAGATTTGCCAGCGGTAATTGCCTGTCACCAGCCATTCGCATTAATTGCCCCCCAGTGCGAGAcctttaatttagttttggcCAGCAATGACATCGTTTTAAATTAAGCAAACAGCACGCCAAAAGcccaaacaaaaatttcaaatgccaaatgcaaattgcaacTGTCACTGGGTGAATActatggcatttttgacacacCAGCAATATCGCACACCCTCGGGCTGTTCGGACCCCTCAAATATTACAACCCCAATCGATGGCTGGATTCCTGGGAAAATGCATTCCCCAGTTCGTTTGCCATCGTTTTAGTTGGCATGCAAAGTATGTGGCACACACATATGTTGCcaattcatttattaaaaatttgcgGCACAGCCGATGACACGTCAGCAGAGCAATCAGTGTCGCCTCTTTCATTTCCAAAATCGGAAAGTGGccaaccaaaacaaaacaagccaatgggatttttttaaagggaaaGTTGGAGACTTAAATACCCTAAGAACccataaaaagaagaaatctcatattatatttttcaaaatttttagatGTTGTATTAAATCTATAGAATTGctgtttgaaatatattttaaatccaaCTACTTAAAACCcattttactttataatattcaatACAATATATCTCTCTTAAGAGTATTTCAAATGGTCCCTCCcgaatatatgtacatattccGTTGAGCATGGGCGATTTTTCGTCGCCGGCATGTCAGCCGTATTTTGGCATATAGCGAATGCgctgaatttatttatatttgattttcaacTGTACCCAGGACCCTCTCCTGGCTATCCCCTTCCCTCCCCCTCCGC from Drosophila takahashii strain IR98-3 E-12201 chromosome 2R, DtakHiC1v2, whole genome shotgun sequence encodes:
- the Zasp52 gene encoding PDZ and LIM domain protein Zasp isoform X14, giving the protein MAQPQLLQVKLSRFDAQPWGFRLQGGTDFAQPLLVQKVNAGSLSEQAGLQPGDAVVKINDVDVFNLRHKDAQDIVVRSGNNFVITVQRGGSTWRPHVTPTGNVPQPNSPYLQTVTKTSLAHKQQDSQHIGCGYNNAARPFSNGGDGGVKSIVNKQYNTPVGIYSDESIAETLSAQAEVLAGGVLGVNFKKNEKEYQGDRSEVLKFLREEETGQSTPEPHSPANFYWTQSHAIGGNERRTPLHHQFQQDERIGVPLQSNTLAPAAPHRPSLPVAQQDKEEQLRQQQQQDQEQADPRIIVLPICPGLQGPEYKAEMEAAAAALATDQDGRPRPLTASGHPACQLCGVGIVGVFVRIKDKNLHVECFKCATCGTSLKNQGYYNFNNKLYCDIHAKQAAINNPPSGTEGYVPVPIKPNTKLSATTISSALNSHGYGGNSNGYSNGNSTPAPAPPESESSQELPLPPPPSPTQLLQYEKEQQQLVSPEQHLSTSQQQKQEHTRTHSSLSSISSGSSSSGVGGSGSGSGSGSGVGQSHQSYSSTLSLDRFGSPLHSRQTSGSSTSLEVVAPAAGQGDNYTMTAPPSPPPPPPPQIPETQAVTNYRLQAGAQNENDMNTQNKGPNAYNQLLKEYSNKLQQQHHNTTPHTTTTATTTTTLPQRHNNNSTAKPFAVPHQQHQQQPLVAALTATLANQLKFNPHQVASPQATATVATPAAPAAAATPLVATATDSPAATATSSDNMSAYVADEPSSIYGQINTNQGAIAPPTAQPPQQSGDQPFEYVTLTGNVIRSVQAPGKGAGPSYKVNQGYARPFGAAAPKSPVTYPPQQQQQSPRPAPGGNNPYATLPRSNVGQQGYGYPYTY